GTCGCCACCTCCTTCACGCTGGAGATCGGCGACACCTCGGGCGCGGTGCACTTCTGCATCCCGTACTCGACGCTGGAGCCGATCCGCGATGTCCTGTACTCCACCGTGCAGGGCGATTCGGCCGAGCCCGACCGCCGCTGGGTCAACCTGCTGAAGACGCAGATCCAGGCCGCGCAGGTGGAGCTGGTGGCCGAGCTGGCGCACGCGCCGGCGACGGTGGAGCAGCTGCTGTCGTTCAAGCCCGGCGACTTCATCGAGCTCGACCTGCAGCCCATGATCCAGTGCAAGGTCGACGGCGTGCCGGTGCTCGACGCGCACTACGGCACCTCCAGCGGCCGCTACGCGGTCAAGGTTCAACAACTGATCACCAGCAACAACGCCAGCTGGCTGGGAGAAGCGAATGTCGGCTGACAACACCGCCGTGGACACGGGCGGCATGAGCGAAGAGGACCGCATGGCGGCCGAGTGGGCCGCGGCCCTGGCCGAGACCAAACCCGGCGACTCGGGCGACGTCAACTCGGCGGTGAGCCAGGTCGCCGAGAGCGTGGCGCCCGCGGCCTTCACCAACTTCTCGAACACGGTGACGCCGGGCGCGGGCAACGACATCAACATGATCCTGGACATCCCCGTCCAGCTCACGGTTGAACTCGGCCGCACCCGCATCCCGATCAAGCACATCCTGCAGCTCGCCCAGGGCTCGGTGGTCGAGCTCGACGCCATGGCCGGCGAGCCGATGGACGTGCTGGTCAACGGCTACCTGATCGCCCAGGGCGAGGTGGTGGTGGTCAACGACAAGTTCGGCATCCGGCTGACCGACATCGTCACGCCCAGCGAACGCATGCGCCGACTGAGCAATCGCGCCTGAACGTGAAGCCCCCGGCCCTAGGGGCCGCCCCCCGAGGGGCTCGCGTTGCGACCGGGAGACCCGGATCGCAACGCGCTCCTCGGCCGACATCCCGCCCCTGGCCGCTTCGCGGCCTGTCCCCAAGGGACTTGAGTGACCGCCTCTTGATGTCTTCTGGAATCACCTCCCTGCTCTGGTTCGTCGCCATCCTGGCGCTGATCCCGCTGGCGCTGTGGCTGCTCAAGCGCACGCCGGCCGGCGGCGCGGCGGCGCATGGCGTGCTGCGCACCGTCGCCGTGCTGCCGCTGTCGGCCAGCCAGCGGCTGATGGCCGTCGAGGTCGGCCAGGGCGACGAGCGGCGCTGGCTGGTGCTGGGCGTCACGCCGCAGTCGATCACCAACCTGCACACGCTGGTGCCGGGCGACGAGGCGGTGGCCTCGCTGGCCGCGGCGCAGGCGGCCACGCCGTTCGCCCAGCTGCTGGACAACCTGAAGAAGAAGGGCCTGCCCGGCCGCGACGCGGGAGGCGGCCATGCGTAAGCCGCTGCGCCTGCTGGCGGGTCTCTCGCTGGGGCTGGTCGCCGGCGGCGCGCTGGCGCAGGCCGCGGGCCAGCCCACCGCGGCCGGCCTGCCGCTGATGGTGGCCTCGACGCCCGGCGGCACCAGCTACTCGGTGCCGATCCAGACGCTGCTGTTCTTCACCGCGCTCAGCTTCCTGCCGGCGGTGCTGCTGATGATGACCGGCTTCACCCGCATCGTCATCGTGCTGAGCCTGCTGCGCCAGGCGCTGGGCACGCAGGCCGCGCCGCCCAACCAGGTGATCATCGGCCTGTCGCTGTTCCTGACCTTCTTCGTGATGGGGCCGACGCTGGACCGGGTCTACAGCCAGGCCTGGCAGCCCTTCCAGGCCAACCAGATCGCCTTCGACGAGGCGATGCGGCGCGGCGAGGTGCCGATGCGCGAGTTCATGCTCAAGCAGACGCGGCAGAGCGACGTCGCCCTCTTCGCCAAGCTGGCCAAGGTGGAGGCCGACGTGCCGACCGCCGAGGTGCCGTTGAAGGTGCTGGTGCCGGCCTTCGTCACCAGCGAGCTGAAAAGCGCCTTCCAGATCGGCTTCCTCATCTTCATCCCCTTCCTCATCATCGACATGATCGTCGCCAGCGTGCTGATGAGCCTGGGCATGATGATGCTGAGCCCGGTGCTGGTCGCCCTGCCCTTCAAGATGATGCTGTTCGTGCTGGCCGACGGGTGGAACCTGCTCCTCGGATCGCTGGCCTCTTCGTTCGCCACCTGACATGGATTCCACTCAAGTCTTCACGGTGGGCCAACAGGGCCTGTACCTGCTGCTCACCGTCTCCGCGCCCATCCTGCTGGTGGTGCTGGCCGTCGGTCTGGTGGTCAGCGTCTTCCAGGCGGCCACGCAGATCCACGAGGCCACGCTGTCCTTCGTGCCCAAGGTGGTCGGCGCCGTCGCGGTGCTGGCCATCGCCGGGCCGTGGATGATGAACACGCTGGTCGAGTACATCCAGCGCACGCTGCAGTCGATCCCCGGCGCCGTCGGCTGACGCTGCGGCTTCGGCATCCCCGGGAACGCCGGTGCTGACCTTCACCGAAGCCCAGCTGGTGGCGTGGCTCACGCCGCTGCTCTGGCCCTTCCTGCGCGTGCTGGCGCTGTTCACCACGCTGCCGGTGCTCGGCGGCCGTCAGGTGCCGCTGCGGGTGCGCATCGCGCTGGCCTTCCTGATCGCCTTCGCCGCCCAGGCCAGCCTGCCGCCCATGCCGGCGGTGGCGCTGGACGGCAGCGCCGCCGTGCTGCTGGTGGTGCAGCAGCTGCTGGTGGGCATGGCGCTGGGCTTTGCGGTGCGGGTGCTGTTCGCGGCGCTGGAGCTGGCCGGCGAGCTGATCGGCCTGCAGATGGGCCTGAACTTCGCCGGCTTCTTCGACCCCATCACCGCCACCCAGGCCACCGCCACCAGCCGCTTCTTCGGCACCACCGTCGCCTGGCTGTTCATCGTCATCAACGGCCAC
The sequence above is a segment of the Aquabacterium sp. J223 genome. Coding sequences within it:
- the fliN gene encoding flagellar motor switch protein FliN, with the translated sequence MSADNTAVDTGGMSEEDRMAAEWAAALAETKPGDSGDVNSAVSQVAESVAPAAFTNFSNTVTPGAGNDINMILDIPVQLTVELGRTRIPIKHILQLAQGSVVELDAMAGEPMDVLVNGYLIAQGEVVVVNDKFGIRLTDIVTPSERMRRLSNRA
- a CDS encoding FliO/MopB family protein; its protein translation is MSSGITSLLWFVAILALIPLALWLLKRTPAGGAAAHGVLRTVAVLPLSASQRLMAVEVGQGDERRWLVLGVTPQSITNLHTLVPGDEAVASLAAAQAATPFAQLLDNLKKKGLPGRDAGGGHA
- the fliP gene encoding flagellar type III secretion system pore protein FliP (The bacterial flagellar biogenesis protein FliP forms a type III secretion system (T3SS)-type pore required for flagellar assembly.): MRKPLRLLAGLSLGLVAGGALAQAAGQPTAAGLPLMVASTPGGTSYSVPIQTLLFFTALSFLPAVLLMMTGFTRIVIVLSLLRQALGTQAAPPNQVIIGLSLFLTFFVMGPTLDRVYSQAWQPFQANQIAFDEAMRRGEVPMREFMLKQTRQSDVALFAKLAKVEADVPTAEVPLKVLVPAFVTSELKSAFQIGFLIFIPFLIIDMIVASVLMSLGMMMLSPVLVALPFKMMLFVLADGWNLLLGSLASSFAT
- the fliQ gene encoding flagellar biosynthesis protein FliQ, with product MDSTQVFTVGQQGLYLLLTVSAPILLVVLAVGLVVSVFQAATQIHEATLSFVPKVVGAVAVLAIAGPWMMNTLVEYIQRTLQSIPGAVG
- the fliR gene encoding flagellar biosynthetic protein FliR: MLTFTEAQLVAWLTPLLWPFLRVLALFTTLPVLGGRQVPLRVRIALAFLIAFAAQASLPPMPAVALDGSAAVLLVVQQLLVGMALGFAVRVLFAALELAGELIGLQMGLNFAGFFDPITATQATATSRFFGTTVAWLFIVINGHLTVIHAVVQSFNAFPVGPEPFAFLKALQPQVWGTELFRLGLWIALPLIAMLLFVNLVLGLVSRVASQLNIFAIGFPVTVGVGLVGMLLTLPMMQAPFTMALERVLAQFQ